A single Magnetovibrio sp. PR-2 DNA region contains:
- a CDS encoding IS30 family transposase, giving the protein MPSGDCKPASADRIAMSRRRRLSRIERLRQLQTYINDRLAMGWSPEQIVGRLRLEGSEHTVGVETIYRYIYRPRMRPEKLWRFLPRAKASRGRRYFKRRRDPLANRRSIHERPKIVGLRYEFGHWEGDLMQFRTQRGNLLTVCERKTRFTLTAPLKTKTAAETGDALINVLGHLPQAARKTVTFDNGGEFHDHRKLEAVLNLETYFCDPHAPWQRGTIENTNGILRRDMPRKTDITNYTDQDIGEITWAVNSTPRKCLGFKTPAEAFWENLRCCT; this is encoded by the coding sequence CTGCCGAGCGGTGATTGCAAACCCGCGTCTGCGGACCGGATCGCCATGTCACGACGGCGCAGGCTGTCCCGTATTGAGCGCCTGAGACAGCTTCAGACTTACATCAACGACCGTCTTGCAATGGGATGGTCGCCAGAGCAGATCGTGGGCCGCCTCAGGCTGGAAGGATCAGAACACACCGTGGGCGTCGAGACAATCTATCGCTACATTTATCGTCCGCGCATGCGGCCAGAAAAGCTGTGGAGGTTCCTCCCCCGTGCCAAGGCCAGCCGGGGACGGCGTTACTTCAAACGCCGCCGCGATCCTTTGGCGAACCGACGATCCATCCATGAACGCCCGAAAATCGTAGGGTTGCGTTACGAATTTGGGCATTGGGAAGGCGATCTGATGCAGTTCCGGACTCAACGTGGCAACCTGCTCACCGTGTGTGAACGCAAAACCCGCTTCACCCTCACGGCCCCTTTGAAGACAAAAACGGCAGCAGAAACGGGCGACGCACTGATCAATGTTCTCGGACATTTGCCACAAGCGGCACGTAAAACTGTGACCTTCGATAATGGTGGCGAATTCCACGATCATCGCAAGTTGGAAGCCGTCTTGAACCTGGAAACGTACTTCTGTGATCCACATGCACCATGGCAGCGCGGCACCATCGAAAACACCAACGGTATCTTGCGCCGCGACATGCCAAGAAAAACAGACATCACCAATTACACGGATCAAGATATCGGAGAAATAACATGGGCCGTAAATTCAACACCCAGAAAATGTCTCGGCTTCAAAACACCCGCCGAAGCATTTTGGGAAAACCTCAGGTGTTGCACTTGA
- a CDS encoding bacteriohemerythrin codes for MNNVPPKWSDDFSVGIESIDKDHMFLFGLVDTLAETLNGNGDDLHEVVDGLTGYVHGHFEREEYLMLETNYPHYKEHVRAHRNFMRLVYAVRRIMTDEPEILDTDKLLTFLEQWLVHHIQGDDLKLGVYLNQSYWNKLHSWDDDLQKWLTTRENDDEIHDLITIKSRVPLSRATVLRRCARILNDDGDEARDLVNLTDPTKLITKEDAYKLASVLVKAKMK; via the coding sequence ATGAATAACGTCCCGCCCAAGTGGTCAGACGACTTCAGCGTTGGCATTGAGAGCATCGACAAAGACCATATGTTCCTGTTCGGATTGGTTGATACCCTTGCCGAGACATTAAATGGCAACGGTGACGACCTGCACGAAGTTGTTGATGGGCTTACGGGGTATGTTCATGGTCACTTTGAGCGTGAAGAATACCTCATGCTTGAAACCAACTACCCTCATTACAAGGAACACGTCAGGGCCCACCGAAACTTTATGCGGCTGGTGTATGCTGTTCGTCGAATTATGACTGACGAGCCAGAAATATTGGACACCGATAAGCTTCTGACGTTCCTTGAGCAGTGGCTGGTGCACCATATTCAAGGTGATGACCTCAAGTTGGGCGTGTACCTCAATCAGAGTTACTGGAACAAGTTACACTCATGGGATGACGATTTGCAGAAGTGGCTGACGACCCGTGAGAATGATGATGAAATCCATGATCTCATCACCATTAAATCTCGTGTCCCACTGTCTCGCGCCACCGTTTTACGTCGATGTGCACGTATCTTAAACGATGATGGAGATGAAGCACGTGATCTTGTCAACCTAACTGATCCAACAAAGCTGATAACGAAGGAAGATGCATATAAGCTTGCAAGTGTATTGGTTAAGGCGAAAATGAAATAA
- a CDS encoding IS5 family transposase, producing MRFDLSDKEWAVIQPHLPKAGRGPKRVNDRRVLNGIFYILRTGAPWRDLPDRYGPRTTVYNRYTRWARRGIWKSIFDALASQNEDSLLFIDSSIVKAHRAASGAKGGNWRRISAAHAEAAQVRFTLPLMKADARVA from the coding sequence ATGCGCTTTGATTTATCTGATAAAGAGTGGGCGGTGATCCAACCGCATTTACCAAAGGCTGGTCGAGGACCCAAACGGGTTAATGACCGCCGTGTTTTGAACGGCATCTTTTACATTCTGCGCACGGGCGCACCTTGGCGCGATCTTCCAGACCGCTACGGCCCACGCACGACGGTTTATAACCGCTACACCCGATGGGCACGACGTGGGATATGGAAATCAATCTTTGATGCGCTCGCCAGCCAAAACGAAGATAGCCTATTGTTTATCGACAGCTCTATCGTGAAAGCCCACCGTGCAGCCAGTGGCGCAAAAGGGGGGAACTGGCGCAGGATATCGGCCGCTCACGCGGAGGCCGCACAAGTAAGGTTCACGCTGCCGTTGATGAAAGCGGACGCCCGCGTTGCTTGA
- a CDS encoding transposase → MGRSRGGRTSKVHAAVDESGRPRCLIITGGQVHDRKVMTDLLDDAGEASRSSPTKLTTHIPSDNVLPIKARSQ, encoded by the coding sequence ATCGGCCGCTCACGCGGAGGCCGCACAAGTAAGGTTCACGCTGCCGTTGATGAAAGCGGACGCCCGCGTTGCTTGATCATTACTGGTGGTCAGGTTCATGACAGAAAGGTGATGACGGACCTTTTGGATGACGCTGGGGAAGCCTCGCGGTCGTCGCCGACAAAGCTTACAACTCACATTCCATCCGACAACGTATTGCCGATCAAGGCGCGCTCGCAGTGA
- a CDS encoding DUF3085 domain-containing protein, protein MAILKFEVGTVMRNIISHVDAKPASRLVLVKNHGIYITPVGAGPDKVIYAEGCDPNVECETLRLDVYDRCAAFVGGDDFANDIPLEWLRMAVDFSWRWLQVRVDDNKFVMINGTGSSMPKIFCGGRDDDK, encoded by the coding sequence ATGGCTATCTTAAAATTTGAGGTCGGCACGGTGATGCGTAATATCATCTCCCACGTCGACGCAAAACCCGCCAGCCGGCTCGTCCTTGTAAAAAATCACGGTATCTACATTACACCTGTCGGCGCGGGTCCGGACAAGGTCATCTACGCCGAGGGCTGCGATCCAAACGTCGAATGCGAAACGTTGCGACTTGATGTCTATGACCGCTGTGCTGCGTTCGTTGGCGGCGATGATTTTGCAAATGACATCCCGCTCGAGTGGCTCCGAATGGCGGTTGATTTTTCGTGGAGATGGCTACAGGTCCGTGTTGATGACAACAAATTCGTCATGATTAACGGCACAGGCTCTTCAATGCCAAAAATTTTCTGTGGAGGGCGCGATGATGACAAATAA
- a CDS encoding metallophosphoesterase, with translation MMTNNPIKVFVASDLHLEFEFVAPPTGPELGFAPGEVDLILLSGDIWTGAKTAPWICKLAEKQNTPVCWIAGNHEFYGQKIEKTLKGFRETCANHPLAYFLESESVTLEIHGRPVRVIGCTLWTDFDLNGQPKNAKEMASYGLSDYRKITEDARAAAGIYTRFKPEHAQRRHFVSRMWLQDELSAPFSGVTIVMTHHAPHPNSVSGTYKKDELTPAYASDLTEMLTEHDVDLWTHGHVHESFDYEIGGTRIVSNTYGYFAEDINPRFDNGKIVEV, from the coding sequence ATGATGACAAATAACCCGATCAAAGTTTTTGTGGCGTCCGATCTGCACCTCGAGTTTGAGTTTGTCGCCCCGCCGACGGGCCCGGAGCTTGGTTTCGCACCAGGCGAGGTGGACCTGATTTTACTGTCAGGTGACATCTGGACAGGTGCGAAAACGGCGCCGTGGATTTGCAAGCTTGCCGAAAAGCAAAACACACCCGTCTGTTGGATCGCCGGAAACCATGAATTTTATGGCCAAAAGATCGAAAAGACGCTGAAGGGCTTCCGAGAAACCTGTGCAAATCACCCGCTTGCATACTTTTTGGAATCGGAATCCGTCACGCTTGAAATCCATGGTCGTCCCGTCCGCGTTATTGGCTGCACCCTGTGGACCGATTTCGATCTGAACGGTCAACCCAAAAATGCAAAAGAAATGGCGTCTTATGGGCTAAGCGATTACCGCAAAATCACAGAGGATGCCCGGGCTGCAGCAGGCATTTACACGCGATTTAAGCCAGAACATGCCCAACGGCGCCATTTTGTTTCGCGGATGTGGCTGCAGGATGAACTTTCGGCGCCGTTTTCAGGTGTGACGATTGTAATGACGCACCATGCGCCGCATCCAAACAGTGTGTCCGGAACATATAAAAAGGACGAATTGACACCCGCGTATGCATCTGATCTGACAGAAATGTTGACAGAGCACGATGTCGATTTATGGACGCACGGGCACGTCCACGAAAGCTTTGACTATGAGATCGGCGGTACGCGGATCGTCTCCAATACGTACGGATATTTTGCGGAAGATATCAACCCACGTTTTGACAACGGCAAAATTGTGGAGGTGTGA
- a CDS encoding metallophosphoesterase family protein has product MSNILFCGDPHGSFKPIHYAATGSDAQAIVLLGDMDLERPIDVEFAEELDRGVRVLYIPGNHDYDRDLWFNNLFDSERCENLHARVIEVCGIRLAGLGGNFQSTIWHPHDGPGEPKYETRESFMRTLKPQARWKKGLPRKRRGAIWLEDIEALAEMEADVLVTHEAPSCHMHGHTVFDDLARDLAAGTIVHGHHHYTYEDAVGGIRVIGLDRDNSWVFDWGCQIAPVRYARKNRGVFCLLVGNAEAQDYSSNVWLNEPCIEHTLVSGYYDFSLSLYI; this is encoded by the coding sequence ATGAGTAACATTCTTTTCTGCGGCGATCCGCACGGCAGCTTCAAACCGATCCATTACGCAGCAACTGGTTCCGATGCACAGGCAATCGTTTTGTTGGGTGACATGGACCTCGAGCGACCGATTGATGTCGAGTTTGCTGAGGAACTGGATCGCGGTGTACGCGTCTTGTACATCCCTGGAAATCACGATTACGACCGAGATCTCTGGTTTAACAATTTGTTCGATTCCGAACGCTGTGAGAACCTTCACGCCCGCGTTATTGAGGTGTGCGGCATCCGTCTTGCAGGCTTGGGGGGCAACTTTCAGTCGACAATTTGGCACCCTCACGACGGGCCCGGAGAGCCAAAATATGAGACACGGGAAAGCTTTATGAGGACGCTGAAACCGCAGGCTCGTTGGAAGAAAGGGCTACCGCGAAAACGCCGCGGTGCGATCTGGCTGGAAGATATTGAAGCGCTGGCAGAGATGGAAGCTGACGTACTCGTCACGCATGAAGCCCCATCCTGTCACATGCATGGACACACCGTTTTTGACGATCTCGCTCGGGACCTAGCTGCGGGCACAATCGTTCACGGGCATCACCACTACACCTATGAGGACGCCGTCGGAGGCATCCGGGTCATCGGCTTGGATAGAGACAATAGCTGGGTCTTTGATTGGGGGTGTCAAATAGCACCCGTTAGGTACGCACGAAAAAACAGGGGTGTTTTCTGTCTACTGGTTGGCAACGCGGAAGCCCAAGATTATAGCTCCAACGTTTGGCTTAATGAACCGTGCATTGAGCACACGCTTGTCTCGGGATATTATGACTTTTCATTGTCACTCTATATCTAG
- the moaB gene encoding molybdenum cofactor biosynthesis protein B, with the protein MSHIDGERSFIPVRIAVATVSDTRTLDTDKSGDVLVKRIEDAGHVLAARNIIKDDVGDIEVLLNGWIEDENIDVVVSTGGTGLTGRDVTPEAFERVCEKEIPGFGEMFRWISFQKIKTSTIQSRAMAGLANGTYLFALPGSTGACKDAWDDILVHQFDARTRPCNMVELMPRLREHLD; encoded by the coding sequence ATGTCGCATATCGATGGAGAGCGTAGCTTTATTCCTGTCCGGATTGCCGTAGCCACGGTTTCTGACACGCGCACATTAGATACGGATAAGTCAGGGGATGTGCTCGTCAAACGGATTGAAGATGCGGGGCATGTCTTAGCTGCACGAAACATCATCAAGGATGATGTGGGAGATATCGAGGTGTTGCTCAACGGTTGGATAGAAGATGAAAACATCGATGTAGTTGTGAGCACTGGTGGAACAGGATTGACGGGACGTGATGTGACCCCAGAAGCATTTGAGAGGGTTTGCGAAAAGGAAATTCCTGGATTTGGCGAAATGTTCCGCTGGATCAGTTTCCAAAAAATCAAAACCTCCACCATTCAGTCCCGTGCAATGGCCGGGCTTGCCAATGGCACATACTTGTTCGCTCTGCCTGGGTCAACAGGCGCTTGCAAAGACGCATGGGACGATATCCTTGTCCACCAATTTGATGCTCGTACACGTCCATGCAATATGGTCGAGCTTATGCCGCGATTGAGAGAACATTTGGATTAG
- a CDS encoding TorD/DmsD family molecular chaperone, translating to MSNDLKNNAEWSKARANVYGLLAEVFRSEPSSSFLNNLQDPHVTETLQNMGCSLWDDIDTSSHEQLGEDLALEYTRLFIGPGPRVSPHQSMHVDSRFGEENELWSEETVEVKKFMEGAGVAINDGFIGMPDHISAEFEFMEQLLKAEEEAWSNSDDETAFNILKIQERFYNEHIVRWVPNFCEKLADFAKHPFYKEFADVTNNFISFEGETFKEFLGDCSGCDKLSA from the coding sequence ATGAGCAATGATCTGAAAAACAATGCCGAATGGTCTAAGGCCCGGGCAAATGTCTATGGGCTTTTGGCGGAGGTTTTCAGATCGGAGCCTTCCTCCAGTTTTCTTAATAATCTCCAAGACCCCCATGTCACAGAAACCCTACAAAACATGGGATGCTCCCTATGGGATGACATTGATACCTCCTCCCATGAACAACTTGGCGAGGACTTGGCCCTTGAATACACCCGCTTGTTTATTGGGCCGGGTCCTCGTGTTTCTCCTCACCAATCCATGCATGTCGATTCAAGGTTTGGTGAAGAAAACGAGCTGTGGAGTGAAGAAACCGTAGAGGTTAAAAAATTTATGGAAGGTGCCGGCGTTGCGATCAACGACGGGTTCATTGGTATGCCGGATCATATTTCGGCAGAATTTGAGTTTATGGAACAGCTTCTCAAGGCAGAAGAAGAAGCCTGGAGCAATAGTGACGATGAAACGGCCTTCAATATTCTAAAGATTCAAGAACGGTTTTATAATGAACATATTGTCCGCTGGGTTCCGAATTTTTGCGAAAAGCTTGCTGATTTTGCAAAGCACCCTTTCTATAAGGAGTTCGCAGATGTGACTAATAATTTCATTTCTTTCGAAGGGGAAACCTTTAAGGAATTCCTCGGTGACTGTAGCGGGTGCGATAAACTTTCTGCATAA
- a CDS encoding molybdopterin-containing oxidoreductase family protein encodes MKKLNRRNFMSLAGVGAVAAATGGVGAPKKALAGTVKLGSGRDFNPVTGVERKAIPTACWQCVTRDSMIGYVEDGRLKKLEGHPDSIRTMGKLCAKGQAGVNQVYFPDRILHPLKRVGKRGEHKWKRISWDEALDTIAGKLKELRDAGTPELFMYQYGRHKASQAGVMYDFMNAYGSGTIGNHTSVCEAAKWVGQESLWGGMYDNWDYDKTDYIVNFGSNNLETHTNHIPTAQRLIRAIVDRKVPCYTFDVRLTNTAAKSTAWVPIKPGTDGAVILAMMNVIMNEGLYKKDHFKFMRVTPDYKATTDQKIAAVTKEMAKFTPEWAEGVSGVPASQIKDIARGFAKAKAACLVTYRGAVMHYYGADTERAAMLLSAITNTLDRPGGRVMGVGAGWKSPSSKKAAVHKTLDVRDGFKGEAVFPTHHVSHQVGPVIKDGSQGRPKVYWWSCYNPAFINGDNNDWSSIMADESIIPFQVCTTITYDESSQYADIILPDVTYLERWDWEDMVSANQVAEYYIRQPLVKPLGEARCQGDVFPELAKRIGFELAYSSKEDFVRQSCEMTPGVKEAGGFEYMKAKGVWHDPNDKGNYGFYEKKVDVSGDGVILDDETGVYWNWKKTGAKNEAEAKKVGYLKTKDAKKGYVAQDIDGTPYQAYAPNTKFTKSGLMDFYSDNFKAKGLPAFPTYTAIPEHEKMSKDDLVLTTYKVAVHSHSRTAHCKWLAEIKHDNPGWINSKTAAERGIKDGDTIKVKSHVGEITTTAYVTEGIVPGVIAISHHFGRKFSGVFANGKGTPIDGGGSPDADSKNIWWNKHGVHPNVVIPNSSDPISGTQRWFDTVVQVQKA; translated from the coding sequence ATGAAAAAATTGAACCGTCGTAATTTTATGAGCCTTGCCGGTGTGGGTGCTGTCGCAGCCGCAACAGGCGGTGTTGGCGCACCAAAGAAGGCTCTTGCTGGTACTGTAAAACTTGGTAGTGGTCGTGACTTTAATCCTGTTACAGGGGTTGAACGCAAAGCTATTCCGACAGCATGCTGGCAGTGTGTGACTCGTGATTCCATGATTGGTTATGTGGAAGACGGGCGACTGAAGAAGTTGGAAGGCCATCCGGATTCTATCCGCACCATGGGCAAGCTCTGTGCCAAGGGGCAAGCGGGTGTGAACCAGGTTTACTTCCCGGATCGTATTCTCCACCCGCTCAAACGTGTTGGCAAACGCGGTGAGCACAAATGGAAACGTATTTCCTGGGACGAAGCTCTGGATACCATCGCTGGTAAGCTCAAGGAACTGCGCGATGCTGGAACACCGGAACTGTTCATGTATCAATATGGTCGCCATAAAGCCTCACAGGCTGGCGTCATGTATGACTTCATGAACGCATACGGTTCTGGAACCATTGGCAACCATACCTCGGTTTGTGAAGCAGCAAAGTGGGTCGGCCAGGAAAGCCTTTGGGGCGGCATGTATGACAACTGGGATTACGATAAAACCGACTATATCGTGAACTTCGGGTCTAATAATCTGGAAACCCATACCAACCACATTCCAACTGCCCAACGCCTGATCCGTGCGATCGTAGATCGCAAGGTCCCGTGCTATACCTTTGACGTCCGTTTGACCAACACGGCGGCAAAATCCACGGCATGGGTGCCCATTAAACCGGGTACGGATGGCGCAGTTATTCTGGCTATGATGAATGTCATCATGAATGAAGGCCTTTACAAAAAGGATCATTTCAAATTCATGCGCGTTACGCCGGATTACAAAGCCACCACTGATCAGAAAATCGCGGCTGTTACAAAAGAGATGGCTAAGTTTACGCCGGAATGGGCAGAAGGTGTCAGTGGCGTTCCCGCATCACAGATCAAAGACATTGCGCGTGGCTTTGCCAAAGCCAAAGCGGCTTGCTTGGTGACGTACCGTGGTGCAGTTATGCACTACTACGGGGCAGATACCGAACGTGCAGCAATGCTTCTGTCTGCAATTACAAATACTCTTGACCGTCCGGGTGGACGCGTGATGGGTGTTGGTGCCGGTTGGAAATCTCCAAGCTCCAAAAAAGCTGCAGTACACAAAACGCTGGACGTTAGAGATGGCTTTAAAGGTGAAGCTGTATTCCCGACGCACCATGTGTCCCACCAAGTGGGTCCGGTGATTAAGGACGGCAGCCAAGGCCGCCCTAAGGTCTATTGGTGGAGCTGTTACAACCCAGCATTCATTAATGGTGACAATAATGATTGGTCTTCCATTATGGCGGATGAGAGCATCATTCCGTTCCAAGTGTGTACGACCATCACCTATGATGAATCATCGCAGTATGCGGATATCATCCTGCCTGACGTGACATACCTGGAACGCTGGGACTGGGAAGACATGGTCTCCGCCAACCAGGTCGCTGAATACTACATCCGTCAACCGCTCGTGAAGCCCTTGGGTGAAGCGCGCTGTCAGGGTGATGTCTTCCCCGAACTGGCAAAACGGATCGGCTTTGAGCTGGCATATTCTAGCAAGGAAGACTTCGTACGTCAGTCTTGTGAAATGACGCCGGGTGTTAAAGAAGCCGGTGGCTTTGAATACATGAAAGCCAAAGGTGTCTGGCACGACCCGAACGATAAGGGCAACTACGGCTTTTATGAAAAGAAAGTCGATGTGTCCGGTGACGGCGTGATCCTTGATGATGAAACCGGCGTGTATTGGAACTGGAAGAAAACTGGTGCCAAAAATGAAGCCGAGGCCAAGAAGGTCGGGTACCTCAAGACCAAGGATGCCAAGAAGGGCTACGTGGCTCAAGACATCGATGGAACGCCGTATCAGGCTTATGCGCCGAATACGAAGTTCACGAAGTCGGGTCTGATGGATTTCTATTCTGATAACTTCAAGGCGAAAGGTTTGCCTGCCTTCCCGACATATACTGCAATTCCTGAGCACGAGAAGATGTCGAAGGATGACTTGGTATTGACCACATACAAGGTTGCTGTGCATTCGCACTCGCGTACGGCGCACTGTAAGTGGCTTGCTGAGATCAAGCATGATAATCCGGGATGGATCAACTCCAAGACGGCTGCAGAACGCGGCATTAAGGATGGGGATACGATCAAGGTAAAAAGCCATGTCGGTGAAATCACCACAACCGCTTACGTTACCGAAGGTATTGTGCCTGGCGTCATTGCCATTTCACACCACTTCGGTCGGAAGTTCTCCGGTGTGTTCGCCAACGGGAAAGGCACACCGATTGATGGTGGTGGTTCTCCAGATGCTGATTCGAAAAACATCTGGTGGAACAAGCACGGTGTGCACCCCAACGTGGTGATCCCGAACAGCTCGGATCCGATCAGCGGCACGCAACGCTGGTTCGATACGGTCGTTCAGGTACAAAAAGCCTAA
- a CDS encoding 4Fe-4S dicluster domain-containing protein yields MSEQETDLSRRGLLKGAGLGAVGIAALAVPGKEAEAATGVQRYAMVMDLRKCIGCRACTVSCKAEHDVSVGRFRCVIQEKTTGSFPDTKKAFLPLMCNHCEGNKEDGVPPCVKACPEQTAGDRKKFIAADGSKVRYRTGATYKRPDGLVLIDKELCIGCGKCIDACPYGVRSFDPFVKAGKDPSKQAADKCDFCKERVANGIEPSCVNTCQGRARIFGDLNDPNSEVSMLVKEHDLMKDANVLLPEAGTKPHVFYIDPDNILKELYTARKKGKLDHYMDLIP; encoded by the coding sequence ATGAGTGAACAAGAAACAGACCTGAGTAGACGTGGTCTGCTCAAGGGGGCTGGTCTCGGGGCCGTTGGCATCGCAGCCCTCGCGGTTCCGGGGAAAGAGGCTGAAGCTGCCACCGGTGTTCAGCGCTATGCCATGGTCATGGACTTGCGTAAGTGCATTGGCTGTCGAGCTTGTACCGTATCCTGCAAAGCAGAACACGATGTTTCCGTTGGCCGTTTTCGTTGCGTTATCCAGGAAAAAACCACCGGTTCATTCCCCGATACCAAGAAAGCTTTCTTGCCGTTGATGTGTAACCACTGTGAGGGCAACAAAGAAGACGGTGTGCCGCCTTGCGTTAAGGCATGTCCCGAACAAACCGCCGGTGATCGCAAGAAATTTATTGCGGCTGACGGTTCAAAGGTTCGTTACCGTACTGGGGCAACCTACAAACGCCCCGACGGTCTGGTCTTAATTGACAAGGAATTGTGCATCGGTTGCGGCAAGTGTATCGATGCCTGCCCGTATGGTGTTCGTTCGTTCGATCCGTTCGTCAAAGCTGGCAAGGACCCGTCCAAGCAAGCTGCGGACAAATGTGATTTTTGCAAGGAACGTGTGGCCAACGGTATCGAGCCGTCATGTGTTAACACATGCCAGGGTCGTGCACGTATCTTCGGTGATCTGAATGATCCCAACTCTGAGGTCTCTATGCTTGTTAAAGAGCATGACCTTATGAAAGACGCAAATGTCCTGCTACCAGAAGCTGGTACCAAACCTCACGTTTTCTACATTGATCCGGATAACATTCTGAAGGAACTCTATACCGCGAGGAAGAAGGGCAAGTTGGACCACTATATGGACCTGATTCCATAA
- a CDS encoding NapC/NirT family cytochrome c has protein sequence MKSFWKLSSVWMVVVGVIILGGASYGGIEVYTAQSSFCGGSCHVMDEQDAAWKNSKHHASNSKDGTQAECVDCHFGPEGHGTFKAKMEGLRHLAAYLYDPNAPLPIRPVVKDENCTQCHAKEDFQDKELQFSDKKVRFKHKVHFSEKALEGQDVACEDCHFKTTAEKHFEVPQEICFLCHLKLDKPTLEKAVVASTPAEGIKRISFKTDPRVEFNEGKSKCSICHTIPTKPLQAQLSEDDPNATPITHQTLQERGVPCESCHFDVVKGDGHVETGNVVSNGCLKCHNRSEKLLSTAQDKVKMHDTHIPTRTADCFDCHVKVEHKNQPDHYDFVRNDCQLCHQDQHKFQKILLTGAPVFEGSKGAPQLMDRVNTNCMACHVKKKMGKGHPVRTGSGEACVACHTKNHKKMLENWGLDVERNIKDVTEVAAEAQQALIMAVDAGADPKVVAEAKDLISKGQQLVDVVRIGNGVHNKKYSIKIIDDAFANFEDAIDLLSGG, from the coding sequence GTGAAGTCTTTCTGGAAGTTGAGTTCGGTTTGGATGGTGGTGGTTGGTGTCATCATCCTGGGTGGGGCGAGTTACGGTGGTATTGAGGTGTACACCGCTCAATCCTCTTTTTGCGGTGGTTCTTGCCATGTCATGGATGAGCAGGACGCAGCCTGGAAAAACTCAAAGCATCATGCTTCCAATAGCAAAGACGGTACCCAAGCGGAATGCGTAGATTGTCACTTTGGTCCAGAAGGGCATGGAACCTTCAAGGCGAAAATGGAAGGTTTGCGTCACCTAGCGGCGTATCTGTACGATCCAAATGCTCCGCTTCCCATCCGGCCTGTCGTTAAGGATGAGAACTGTACGCAGTGTCACGCCAAAGAAGATTTTCAAGATAAAGAACTTCAGTTCTCCGACAAGAAAGTTCGTTTTAAGCACAAGGTCCACTTTTCTGAGAAGGCTTTAGAAGGGCAGGATGTTGCTTGTGAAGACTGTCACTTTAAGACGACAGCCGAGAAACACTTTGAGGTACCACAAGAAATTTGCTTCTTGTGCCACTTGAAGCTCGACAAGCCCACACTCGAAAAGGCTGTTGTGGCGAGTACGCCGGCGGAAGGCATTAAGCGGATCAGCTTTAAGACGGATCCGCGCGTCGAATTCAATGAAGGCAAGTCGAAGTGTTCGATCTGTCACACCATTCCGACAAAACCACTTCAAGCCCAGCTTAGTGAAGACGATCCAAATGCCACACCGATTACCCACCAAACGCTTCAGGAGAGAGGCGTGCCTTGTGAAAGCTGTCACTTCGACGTGGTGAAGGGTGATGGGCATGTTGAAACAGGTAATGTGGTTTCTAACGGCTGTCTGAAGTGTCACAACCGAAGTGAAAAGCTACTCAGCACGGCGCAAGACAAAGTGAAAATGCATGATACGCATATTCCCACACGTACAGCCGATTGCTTTGATTGTCATGTGAAGGTTGAGCACAAGAACCAACCCGACCATTACGACTTCGTGCGCAATGATTGTCAGTTGTGCCACCAAGATCAGCATAAGTTCCAAAAGATTCTTTTGACGGGTGCGCCGGTATTCGAAGGTTCAAAAGGTGCACCTCAGTTGATGGACCGTGTGAATACAAACTGCATGGCGTGTCACGTTAAGAAGAAGATGGGCAAGGGGCATCCTGTACGCACCGGTTCAGGTGAGGCATGTGTAGCCTGTCACACGAAAAACCATAAGAAGATGCTTGAAAACTGGGGCCTGGATGTTGAGCGCAACATCAAGGACGTCACTGAAGTGGCTGCTGAGGCCCAGCAAGCGCTGATTATGGCAGTAGATGCTGGTGCCGATCCCAAGGTGGTTGCTGAAGCAAAGGACCTCATTTCTAAAGGTCAGCAACTTGTTGATGTGGTTCGCATCGGCAACGGTGTCCATAACAAAAAATATTCCATCAAGATCATCGATGATGCCTTCGCTAATTTTGAGGATGCCATCGATTTATTGAGTGGCGGTTGA
- a CDS encoding thioredoxin family protein has protein sequence MKIQIAGPGCPKCQMTEQHVREACSELGVDAEIEHLTDPREFAPFGVMFTPAVVIDGQVVVSGHVPTVADLKAKISELAR, from the coding sequence ATGAAAATCCAGATTGCCGGCCCTGGTTGCCCGAAATGTCAAATGACAGAACAACACGTTCGAGAAGCTTGTTCCGAACTTGGTGTTGACGCTGAGATTGAGCACCTCACAGACCCGAGAGAATTTGCGCCATTTGGTGTGATGTTTACGCCTGCTGTCGTCATTGATGGACAGGTGGTTGTGTCTGGGCATGTGCCGACGGTGGCTGACTTGAAGGCGAAAATTTCTGAATTAGCAAGATGA